A window from Glaciimonas sp. PCH181 encodes these proteins:
- the rpsS gene encoding 30S ribosomal protein S19 — MTRSLKKGPFCDAHLVKKVEAAQAIKDKKPIKTWSRRSTIMPDFIGLTIAVHNGKQHVPVYVSENMVGHKLGEFALTRTFKGHAADKKAKR, encoded by the coding sequence ATGACACGTTCATTGAAAAAAGGGCCGTTCTGCGACGCCCATCTGGTGAAAAAAGTTGAGGCTGCTCAGGCAATCAAAGACAAAAAGCCAATTAAGACTTGGTCGCGCCGGTCGACTATCATGCCGGACTTTATCGGTTTGACGATTGCCGTGCATAACGGTAAACAACACGTCCCGGTTTATGTTTCCGAAAATATGGTCGGTCACAAACTCGGCGAATTCGCATTGACCCGTACGTTCAAAGGTCATGCTGCCGATAAAAAGGCTAAGAGATAA
- the rplB gene encoding 50S ribosomal protein L2 yields the protein MALVKVKPTSPGRRGMVKVVNPDLYKGRPFAALIEKKSKTAGRNNNGHITTRHIGGGHKQHYRVIDFKRNKDGIPAKVERIEYDPNRTANIALLCYADGERHYIIAAKGMAVGDQVMNGSQATIKSGNCLPIRNIPVGTIMHCVEMLPGKGAQMARTAGAGVVLMAREGIYAQVRLRSGEVRRVHIECRATVGEVGNAEHSLRKIGKAGAMRWRGVRPTVRGVVMNPVDHPHGGGEGKTAAGRHPVSPWGQQTKGKKTRRNKRTTSMIVSRRGKK from the coding sequence ATGGCACTCGTTAAAGTTAAACCGACCTCGCCGGGTCGCCGTGGTATGGTCAAGGTCGTTAATCCCGACCTGTATAAAGGCCGTCCATTTGCTGCCCTGATCGAAAAGAAATCGAAAACAGCGGGTCGTAATAACAACGGTCATATCACTACTCGTCACATCGGTGGTGGACATAAGCAACACTATCGCGTTATTGACTTTAAGCGTAACAAAGATGGTATTCCAGCGAAAGTGGAGCGGATCGAATACGATCCAAACCGTACTGCGAATATCGCGTTGTTATGTTATGCAGATGGTGAGCGTCATTACATCATTGCAGCTAAAGGCATGGCAGTTGGCGATCAAGTGATGAATGGTTCGCAAGCGACGATTAAGTCGGGTAATTGCCTTCCAATTCGTAACATTCCTGTCGGTACGATCATGCATTGCGTTGAGATGCTTCCAGGTAAAGGCGCTCAAATGGCGCGTACCGCTGGTGCTGGCGTTGTGTTGATGGCACGCGAAGGAATCTACGCTCAGGTTCGTCTGCGTTCTGGTGAAGTCCGTCGTGTGCACATTGAATGTCGTGCAACGGTTGGTGAAGTCGGTAATGCTGAACACAGCCTGCGTAAGATTGGTAAAGCGGGTGCGATGCGTTGGCGTGGTGTTCGTCCTACCGTTCGCGGTGTGGTAATGAATCCGGTTGACCATCCTCACGGTGGTGGTGAAGGTAAGACTGCAGCTGGTCGTCATCCAGTTTCGCCATGGGGTCAGCAGACAAAAGGGAAGAAGACACGCCGCAATAAGCGTACTACTTCAATGATCGTCTCGCGCCGTGGCAAGAAATAA
- the rpsC gene encoding 30S ribosomal protein S3, with translation MGQKIHPTGFRLAVTRNWGSRWYAGNSNFATMLNEDLKVRAYLKKKLKNASVGRVVIERPAKNARITIYSSRPGVVIGKKGEDIEVLKSALTKLMGVPVHVNIEEIRKPETDAQLIADSIAQQLEKRIMFRRAMKRAMQNAMRLGAQGIKIMSSGRLNGIEIARTEWYREGRVPLHTLRADIDYGFGEAETTYGIIGIKVWVYKGDRLPNGETPVVDIPNDDDKKRRGPRRDDGKPSSRPRPKTTTAGPGAPVARPARAKKPDGAAEGAPVAPAEKAGE, from the coding sequence ATGGGACAGAAGATTCATCCAACCGGTTTTCGACTTGCGGTAACGCGTAACTGGGGTTCACGTTGGTATGCTGGCAATAGTAATTTTGCCACTATGCTGAACGAAGATCTTAAAGTTCGTGCTTACCTCAAGAAAAAACTGAAGAACGCCTCCGTTGGCCGTGTTGTTATCGAGCGCCCTGCAAAGAACGCACGTATTACAATTTACAGCTCACGTCCAGGTGTTGTTATCGGTAAAAAAGGCGAAGACATCGAAGTATTGAAGTCTGCGTTGACAAAACTGATGGGCGTACCAGTTCACGTTAATATCGAAGAAATTCGTAAGCCTGAAACTGACGCCCAACTGATTGCTGATTCGATTGCTCAGCAGCTCGAGAAGCGTATTATGTTCCGTCGTGCGATGAAACGTGCGATGCAGAATGCAATGCGTTTGGGCGCGCAAGGTATTAAGATCATGTCGTCTGGTCGTCTGAATGGTATTGAAATTGCTCGTACAGAATGGTATCGCGAAGGTCGTGTGCCACTGCACACTCTGCGCGCTGACATTGATTACGGTTTTGGCGAAGCTGAAACTACGTACGGCATTATTGGTATTAAAGTCTGGGTTTATAAAGGCGATCGTTTGCCTAACGGTGAAACGCCGGTAGTTGACATCCCTAATGACGATGACAAAAAGCGTCGTGGTCCACGTCGTGACGATGGTAAGCCATCTAGCCGTCCACGTCCTAAAACTACTACGGCAGGTCCAGGTGCGCCAGTTGCGCGTCCAGCCCGTGCCAAAAAGCCGGATGGCGCTGCTGAAGGTGCTCCTGTTGCGCCGGCTGAGAAAGCAGGAGAATAA
- the rplW gene encoding 50S ribosomal protein L23 gives MNALVKHSEERLMKVLLAPVISEKATFVAEKNEQVVFRIAPDATKLEVKAAVELLFKVQVESVQVANRIGKQKRSGKFNGRRNHTRRAFVCLKPGQEINFTEEAK, from the coding sequence ATGAACGCATTAGTTAAACATAGCGAAGAGCGCTTGATGAAAGTGTTGCTAGCGCCAGTTATTTCTGAGAAGGCAACGTTTGTTGCGGAAAAAAACGAGCAAGTCGTTTTTCGTATCGCACCAGACGCTACCAAATTGGAAGTTAAGGCTGCTGTCGAATTGCTTTTCAAAGTGCAGGTTGAGTCGGTGCAAGTCGCCAACCGTATTGGTAAGCAAAAGCGCTCCGGTAAATTCAATGGCCGGCGTAATCATACCCGTCGCGCATTCGTGTGCTTGAAACCGGGTCAAGAGATCAACTTCACCGAGGAGGCTAAATAA
- the rpsQ gene encoding 30S ribosomal protein S17 has protein sequence MNDQVKQALKRTLVGKVVSDKMDKTVTVLIERHVKHPLYGKIIVRTNKYHAHDEANQAKEGDVVEIQEGRPISKTKAWSVTRVVQVAQVL, from the coding sequence ATGAACGATCAAGTGAAACAAGCGCTGAAGCGCACGCTGGTTGGTAAGGTCGTGTCCGACAAAATGGATAAGACTGTTACCGTCCTGATCGAACGCCACGTAAAGCATCCTCTGTATGGCAAAATCATCGTACGTACTAACAAGTACCATGCGCATGATGAAGCTAATCAGGCTAAGGAAGGCGACGTAGTTGAAATTCAGGAAGGCCGTCCTATTTCCAAGACTAAAGCTTGGAGCGTGACGCGTGTGGTACAAGTAGCACAAGTTCTATAA
- the rplV gene encoding 50S ribosomal protein L22, which translates to MMETKATLRGVRLSAQKGRLVADLIRGKKVDQALHILTFSPKKGAAIIKRVLESAIANAEHNDGADIDELKITTIYVEKGSVLKRFTARAKGRGDRISKQSCHIYVTVGN; encoded by the coding sequence ATGATGGAAACTAAAGCTACCCTCCGCGGTGTGCGTCTGTCGGCCCAAAAGGGCCGTCTGGTCGCAGACCTGATTCGCGGCAAAAAAGTTGATCAAGCTCTTCATATTCTGACGTTTAGTCCGAAGAAGGGTGCGGCTATCATCAAACGTGTTTTGGAGTCCGCAATTGCGAACGCCGAGCACAATGATGGTGCAGATATCGACGAACTGAAAATCACGACGATTTATGTCGAAAAAGGTTCGGTCCTAAAGCGCTTCACAGCGCGTGCAAAAGGCCGTGGTGATCGTATCTCGAAGCAATCCTGTCACATTTACGTGACTGTCGGAAACTAA
- the rplN gene encoding 50S ribosomal protein L14 gives MIQTESRLEVADNTGAREVMCIKVLGGSKRRYASIGDVIKVTVKVAAPRGRVKKGEIYNAVVVRTAKGVRRPDGSLVKFDGNAAVLLNAKLEPIGTRIFGPVTRELRTERFMKIVSLAPEVL, from the coding sequence ATGATTCAAACGGAAAGCCGGCTCGAAGTGGCCGACAACACTGGTGCGCGTGAAGTAATGTGCATCAAGGTTCTGGGTGGTTCCAAGCGTCGTTACGCCAGCATTGGCGATGTTATCAAGGTAACAGTCAAAGTTGCTGCGCCGCGTGGCCGCGTTAAAAAGGGCGAGATCTACAACGCCGTGGTTGTTCGCACTGCAAAAGGTGTGCGTCGCCCGGATGGTTCGTTGGTTAAGTTCGATGGTAATGCAGCTGTGTTGTTGAATGCAAAGCTGGAGCCAATTGGTACGCGTATTTTTGGACCAGTCACTCGTGAATTGCGCACAGAGCGCTTCATGAAGATTGTTTCACTCGCGCCTGAAGTGCTGTAA
- the rplX gene encoding 50S ribosomal protein L24 — protein sequence MDKIRKSDEVIVLTGKDKGKRGVVKQRVDANFVVVDGINVAKKATKPNPMTGETGGIVDKLMPIHVSNVALFNAATGKADRVGFKDVDGKKVRVFKSSGEVVKV from the coding sequence ATGGATAAGATTCGGAAAAGTGACGAGGTAATCGTCCTGACTGGTAAAGACAAGGGCAAGCGCGGAGTTGTAAAGCAACGCGTTGATGCTAACTTTGTTGTCGTTGATGGTATTAACGTCGCTAAAAAAGCGACTAAGCCAAATCCGATGACTGGTGAAACTGGTGGCATCGTTGATAAGCTGATGCCAATTCATGTGTCAAATGTTGCGTTGTTTAACGCAGCAACTGGCAAGGCAGATCGCGTTGGTTTTAAAGACGTGGACGGTAAGAAGGTTCGCGTTTTCAAGTCCAGCGGCGAAGTTGTTAAGGTTTAA
- the rplE gene encoding 50S ribosomal protein L5 → MARLQEFYKEKVVADLTAKYAYKSAMEVPRILKITLNMGLSEAIADKKIIEHAVGDLTKIAGQKPVVTKARKAIAGFKIREGYPIGCMVTLRGAHMYEFLDRLVTVALPRVRDFRGVSGRAFDGRGNYNIGVKEQIIFPEIEYDKIDALRGLNISITTTAKTDDEAKSLLAAFKFPFRN, encoded by the coding sequence ATGGCCCGTCTCCAAGAGTTCTATAAAGAAAAGGTCGTTGCTGATCTGACAGCGAAATACGCTTACAAGTCGGCAATGGAAGTTCCGCGCATTTTGAAGATCACCCTTAACATGGGTCTGTCGGAAGCGATCGCGGACAAGAAAATCATTGAACACGCTGTTGGCGATTTGACTAAGATTGCAGGTCAAAAGCCGGTTGTGACCAAGGCGCGTAAAGCGATTGCGGGTTTTAAAATCCGTGAAGGCTACCCAATTGGTTGTATGGTCACTCTGCGTGGTGCTCATATGTACGAATTTCTGGATCGTCTGGTTACTGTCGCGCTTCCACGCGTTCGTGACTTCCGTGGCGTATCTGGTCGTGCATTTGACGGTCGTGGTAACTACAATATCGGTGTTAAAGAGCAAATCATTTTCCCCGAAATTGAATACGACAAAATTGATGCATTGCGTGGTCTGAATATCAGTATCACGACGACTGCCAAGACCGACGATGAAGCAAAATCGCTTCTCGCCGCATTTAAATTTCCGTTCAGAAACTGA
- the rpmC gene encoding 50S ribosomal protein L29, whose amino-acid sequence MKASELRDKDQAALTKELKELLKAQFSLRMQIGTQQLNNTSQLKKVRRDIARVKTVINLKGAQ is encoded by the coding sequence ATGAAAGCATCTGAACTCCGCGACAAAGATCAAGCGGCATTGACTAAAGAGCTGAAAGAATTGTTGAAGGCGCAGTTTAGCCTTCGTATGCAAATCGGTACTCAGCAATTGAACAATACGTCGCAATTGAAGAAAGTTCGTCGCGATATCGCACGGGTAAAGACCGTCATCAATTTGAAGGGCGCCCAGTAA
- the rplP gene encoding 50S ribosomal protein L16 produces the protein MLQPARRKYRKEQKGRNKGISHSRGTAVSFGEFGLKAVGRGRITARQIEAARRAMTRHIKRGGRIWIRIFPDKPISQKPAEVRMGNGKGNPEYYVAEIQPGKVLYEMDGVDETLAREAFRLAAAKLPLLTTFVVRQVGQ, from the coding sequence ATGCTGCAACCAGCACGCAGAAAATATCGTAAAGAGCAAAAAGGCCGCAATAAAGGCATTTCGCATTCACGCGGCACTGCCGTGTCGTTTGGCGAATTTGGCCTGAAGGCGGTTGGACGTGGTCGTATCACTGCGCGTCAGATCGAAGCGGCACGTCGCGCAATGACTCGTCATATCAAACGGGGTGGTCGGATCTGGATTCGTATTTTCCCAGACAAACCAATTTCGCAAAAGCCTGCCGAAGTCCGTATGGGTAACGGTAAAGGTAATCCTGAGTACTACGTGGCTGAAATTCAGCCAGGTAAAGTGCTGTACGAGATGGATGGCGTCGATGAAACACTCGCGCGTGAAGCATTCCGTTTGGCTGCAGCTAAATTGCCGCTATTGACCACGTTTGTCGTGCGTCAAGTCGGCCAATAA